The following coding sequences are from one Leptolyngbya sp. NIES-3755 window:
- a CDS encoding hypothetical protein (conserved hypothetical protein;~similar to AA sequence:cyanobase_aa:LBDG_07740): MKNKVVGMVSSYVGLKPSPIDWLWQQSPYPFGNWGNIQLEAPAANPDFLLLYQFDFPRPKKPKTLTAKVRAQLRPTPLPDVTSQFRGVPKERMIYLLREPPLDEIVQITKTNYEKASQYCAYVSGPDDFAPVPDYMPAIWYLNNSFRDLSELPPPEKVRKCSWITSGISRTENHLKRLAFLKLLQQNELEFDLYGRDLPEWAKTTGQINGKWYGMAPYYYNLAIENYAENDWYATEKLWDALLAWCLPIYYGGSAADKLLPPGSFLRLPSMDEKGLKYIEEVIATPDAWYEARNAIAEARQVILHKLNLMNWLSEYVTRF, from the coding sequence ATGAAAAATAAAGTTGTTGGCATGGTGAGTAGCTATGTCGGGTTAAAACCTAGCCCGATCGATTGGTTATGGCAACAATCTCCCTATCCATTTGGGAATTGGGGCAATATTCAGCTTGAAGCTCCGGCTGCAAATCCAGATTTTCTATTGTTGTATCAGTTCGATTTTCCCCGCCCGAAGAAACCTAAAACTCTGACAGCAAAGGTTCGCGCTCAATTGCGTCCAACTCCATTACCGGATGTGACTTCTCAATTCAGAGGCGTTCCCAAAGAGCGAATGATTTATCTATTGAGAGAACCACCGCTCGATGAGATTGTTCAAATCACGAAAACGAACTACGAAAAAGCAAGTCAATATTGTGCTTACGTTTCAGGTCCAGATGACTTTGCGCCTGTTCCTGACTATATGCCTGCAATCTGGTACTTAAACAATTCGTTCCGCGACTTAAGCGAATTGCCACCTCCTGAAAAGGTTCGCAAATGTAGCTGGATTACTTCAGGAATTAGTCGCACTGAGAATCATCTAAAGCGATTAGCATTCCTCAAACTACTGCAACAGAACGAGCTTGAATTTGATCTCTATGGTCGCGATTTACCGGAATGGGCAAAGACAACCGGGCAGATTAATGGAAAGTGGTATGGAATGGCTCCTTACTACTACAACTTAGCGATCGAGAACTATGCCGAAAATGATTGGTACGCAACCGAAAAGCTCTGGGATGCCCTACTCGCTTGGTGTTTACCCATCTACTACGGTGGTTCTGCCGCAGATAAATTGCTACCTCCGGGAAGCTTTTTACGACTTCCGAGCATGGACGAAAAAGGCTTGAAATACATCGAAGAAGTGATCGCCACTCCAGATGCTTGGTATGAAGCGAGAAACGCGATCGCAGAAGCTCGACAAGTAATTTTGCACAAACTCAATCTGATGAACTGGCTGTCTGAATACGTTACCCGGTTTTAA
- a CDS encoding xenobiotic-transporting ATPase (similar to AA sequence:cyanobase_aa:LBDG_07730) has protein sequence MSPNRLLLQFALRRPVWIGLTIALGFSGALFNGVSTMLIIPVVLGLLGEEVNLKGAPPILQKVFSGLAQSGGEAQFLWMMGLILLAILLKNATSYASSLTSGHLSRSLVSDIRKEGLQLLLDVDLDFYIKTKVGDLINRLGGEIGSTATAIRTAVQMLSTMITIFVFLAILLSISWQLTLISTLLLAIVSLSNSFFVKRAKKFGKQLSDQSRDYSVAVLEMLSGIRLVKATGNESYEYQKIEQLISDREKADFDSQANSALVPPINEMAGLTVVVAILLLGRIFFRNQLESLSAVLLTYLLVLFRMLPFVGQLNNARSSFANLAPSVSVVNDFLRREGKPFMSKGHVPYSGMTEGIRFEQLAFTYPGHDRQVLNQVDLWLPKGTTLALVGSSGAGKSTLADLLPRFYDPTAGRILIDDRDLKDFEIHSLRQSMGIVSQDTFLFNDSVRNNLAYARRDATDDQIVEAAKRANAYEFIVKLPQGFDTLIGDRGVMLSGGQRQRLAIARALLRDPDILILDEATSALDTVSERLVQSAIDELSRDRTTLVIAHRLSTVQNADQIAVLDKGRVVEVGTHTELLKQGGLYAQLHAMQFSEEPQTV, from the coding sequence ATGTCCCCAAATCGATTGCTGCTTCAATTTGCCCTGCGTCGTCCGGTCTGGATCGGGTTGACGATCGCACTCGGATTTTCTGGCGCATTGTTCAATGGCGTAAGTACGATGCTCATTATCCCCGTCGTGTTGGGATTGCTGGGCGAGGAAGTCAATCTCAAAGGTGCACCGCCGATCTTACAGAAAGTGTTCTCAGGATTAGCTCAGTCGGGCGGAGAAGCACAGTTTCTCTGGATGATGGGATTGATTCTGCTGGCGATTTTGCTCAAGAATGCGACCAGTTATGCCAGTTCGTTGACATCAGGGCATCTCTCACGATCGCTTGTCAGTGACATCCGCAAAGAAGGCTTACAGTTGTTGCTCGATGTTGATCTGGATTTCTACATCAAAACTAAAGTGGGTGATTTGATCAATCGATTGGGTGGAGAAATCGGATCAACGGCAACGGCAATACGGACAGCGGTACAAATGCTGTCAACGATGATTACAATCTTTGTGTTTTTGGCGATTTTGCTCTCGATTTCTTGGCAACTGACGTTAATTTCAACATTGCTATTAGCGATCGTCTCTCTCTCGAATAGTTTCTTTGTCAAACGCGCTAAAAAATTTGGCAAGCAACTCTCGGATCAATCGCGTGATTATTCAGTTGCAGTGCTGGAAATGCTATCGGGGATTCGATTGGTCAAAGCAACTGGAAATGAATCGTATGAATATCAGAAGATTGAACAGTTAATTAGCGATCGAGAAAAAGCTGATTTTGATTCACAAGCGAATTCTGCACTGGTTCCCCCGATCAATGAGATGGCAGGATTAACCGTAGTGGTTGCAATCTTGCTACTAGGGCGAATCTTTTTCAGGAATCAACTCGAATCGCTTTCAGCAGTGTTATTGACTTATCTATTAGTCTTATTCCGAATGTTGCCGTTTGTGGGGCAATTGAACAATGCTCGGAGTTCATTTGCAAACTTAGCGCCGAGTGTTTCTGTGGTCAATGACTTTCTGCGACGCGAAGGAAAGCCGTTTATGTCAAAAGGTCATGTTCCTTACAGTGGAATGACTGAGGGGATTCGGTTTGAGCAATTAGCATTTACTTATCCAGGGCACGATCGACAAGTTCTAAACCAAGTTGATCTCTGGCTTCCAAAAGGAACCACACTTGCATTAGTCGGATCATCAGGAGCAGGAAAATCGACTTTAGCCGACTTGCTCCCACGCTTTTATGATCCGACTGCGGGACGAATTTTGATTGACGATCGCGATCTCAAAGACTTTGAAATTCACTCTCTCAGACAGTCAATGGGCATCGTCAGCCAAGATACTTTCCTCTTCAACGATTCGGTACGGAACAATCTTGCTTATGCTCGTAGAGATGCCACCGATGATCAAATTGTCGAAGCAGCAAAACGGGCGAACGCTTACGAATTCATTGTGAAGCTGCCTCAAGGATTCGATACTTTAATTGGCGATCGAGGCGTGATGTTATCGGGTGGACAGCGGCAGAGACTCGCGATCGCAAGAGCATTGTTGCGTGATCCCGATATTCTGATTCTTGATGAAGCCACTTCTGCACTGGATACGGTTTCAGAACGATTGGTGCAAAGTGCGATCGATGAATTGAGCCGCGATCGTACCACGTTAGTGATTGCTCACCGATTGTCCACAGTGCAGAATGCCGATCAAATTGCAGTGTTGGACAAAGGACGAGTGGTAGAAGTGGGGACACACACTGAACTATTAAAGCAGGGTGGATTGTATGCCCAACTTCATGCGATGCAATTTTCAGAAGAACCTCAGACTGTTTAG
- a CDS encoding glycosyltransferase (similar to AA sequence:cyanobase_aa:LBDG_07710), with protein MKVSILTPNFSKGGVDRAYLLAQVLKKLNHEVEILGFLFGEKIYPEPPADLSIVCLPGCTYPKFFSSIGQLLDRIDGDLIYAVKPKPSSFGVALLKKLRSRIPVLLDVDDWELSWVGADKACYQPRLKQFARDVLKSDGALRSPDHLLYVQWLERLTNYADEITIDTNFLQKRFGGTYLPNGKDTDMFDPSQFDPVESRRKYGLSEYRVLMFPGASRPHKGLEDVLVALDRLNQPDLRLVIVGGSPYDDYDRHLIKTWGKWVIKLPPAPFWQMPEIVAAAHVVVVPQRDTVTAQAQFPIKLTEGMSMAKPILATRVGDIPEILGSFGYLADPESPEQLADAIAEIFQDWDTAEQRGRELRSRTVAHYSVTAMAPILSEVLNRVS; from the coding sequence ATGAAAGTTTCTATTCTTACGCCCAATTTTTCTAAAGGTGGAGTCGATCGAGCGTATCTCCTCGCTCAAGTCCTGAAAAAACTAAACCACGAAGTCGAAATTCTCGGATTTCTATTCGGTGAAAAAATCTATCCAGAGCCGCCTGCTGATTTATCGATCGTGTGTTTACCGGGCTGTACTTATCCAAAGTTCTTCAGTTCCATAGGTCAATTGCTCGATCGAATCGATGGCGATCTCATTTATGCGGTCAAGCCGAAACCCTCAAGTTTTGGGGTCGCACTGCTGAAGAAACTACGATCGCGGATTCCTGTTTTGCTCGATGTCGATGATTGGGAACTAAGTTGGGTAGGAGCGGATAAAGCTTGCTACCAACCCAGATTAAAGCAGTTTGCACGAGATGTACTCAAATCGGATGGAGCGTTACGATCGCCGGATCATCTTCTTTATGTCCAGTGGTTGGAACGCTTAACGAACTATGCAGATGAAATTACGATCGATACGAATTTCCTGCAAAAGCGGTTTGGTGGAACTTATCTGCCGAACGGTAAAGATACCGATATGTTTGATCCGAGCCAATTTGATCCCGTGGAAAGTCGGCGCAAATATGGCTTATCTGAATATCGAGTGCTGATGTTTCCAGGAGCATCTCGACCGCACAAAGGCTTAGAAGATGTCTTGGTAGCGCTCGATCGATTAAATCAGCCTGATCTTCGGCTCGTGATTGTCGGGGGCAGTCCTTACGATGACTACGATCGACATTTGATCAAAACTTGGGGCAAATGGGTGATCAAACTTCCGCCTGCTCCTTTTTGGCAAATGCCGGAAATCGTTGCGGCAGCCCATGTCGTGGTAGTTCCTCAGCGCGATACGGTTACGGCTCAGGCGCAATTCCCGATCAAGCTGACTGAAGGAATGTCAATGGCAAAGCCGATTTTGGCGACTCGTGTGGGCGACATTCCAGAGATTCTGGGATCGTTTGGCTACTTGGCTGATCCAGAATCACCAGAGCAATTAGCGGACGCGATCGCGGAAATTTTCCAAGATTGGGACACGGCAGAACAGCGAGGACGAGAACTGCGATCGCGCACTGTCGCACACTATAGCGTGACTGCGATGGCTCCGATCTTATCGGAAGTTCTGAACCGCGTGAGTTGA
- a CDS encoding glycosyl transferase group 1 (similar to AA sequence:cyanobase_aa:LBDG_07700): MKVIQASAWFPPDSFGGVEVYLDGLVEDLRAIGLNCKVAAARTQNQSTIEQYRSTEVFRYPNLEAFQAWLRENQSDIYHQHTVRSSCGLPHLQSAKQLGMKTISTIHMPDISCLRGTMMQGGNSACDGKIDIARCSACLGVSKRVPNWASEALSNLPSSIAVSIRDRLRQSSDVRLRQLGTTIATPSQIRNQQRQFDQLVEFSDRIVLVCQWLYDAFVLNGVPESKLVLSRHGVTTPVKPNRSVDAVDSSPPKSPILGDFESLRHFGSKSPTRGGFRGLPRSTAITDQSGTSPIQDAPHSPIRIGFLGRWQETKGVQILAKALQQIPNVPVELVIHATHADRHGSTNREKVVSIANSDPRIQIKPPLARTEISPAIAQFDLLAVPSQWMETGPLVVLESFAMGTPVIGSDLGGIAELVQHRINGWLVPASDVKSWANAIAFLAQHPNTIAQLKQGIQPVKTRATVAQEMVELYQSLIREY; the protein is encoded by the coding sequence ATGAAGGTAATACAAGCCAGCGCTTGGTTTCCACCCGATTCGTTTGGTGGCGTTGAGGTTTACCTGGATGGCTTGGTAGAAGACTTGCGGGCGATCGGTTTAAATTGCAAAGTGGCAGCGGCTCGAACTCAGAACCAATCCACGATCGAGCAATACAGGTCAACCGAAGTCTTTCGCTATCCAAATCTAGAAGCGTTCCAGGCTTGGCTTCGAGAGAATCAAAGCGATATTTATCACCAACACACAGTTCGATCGAGTTGTGGTTTGCCTCATTTGCAGAGCGCGAAACAGTTGGGCATGAAAACGATTTCAACGATTCACATGCCTGATATTTCCTGTTTGCGCGGCACGATGATGCAAGGTGGTAATTCGGCTTGTGATGGCAAGATTGATATTGCTCGCTGTAGTGCTTGTTTAGGTGTTTCTAAGCGAGTTCCAAATTGGGCATCGGAAGCTTTGAGCAATTTACCGAGTTCGATCGCAGTTTCAATCCGCGATCGCTTACGGCAATCTTCCGATGTTCGTTTGCGACAATTGGGAACGACGATCGCAACTCCGAGCCAAATTCGCAATCAACAACGGCAATTCGATCAACTGGTGGAATTCAGCGATCGTATTGTTTTGGTTTGTCAATGGCTCTATGATGCCTTCGTTCTAAATGGTGTGCCCGAATCGAAATTAGTATTGAGTCGGCATGGTGTTACTACTCCGGTAAAACCTAATCGATCGGTTGATGCTGTAGATTCTTCGCCCCCTAAATCCCCCATTCTGGGGGACTTTGAGAGTTTAAGACACTTTGGATCAAAGTCCCCCACTCGTGGGGGATTTAGGGGGCTTCCAAGATCTACAGCGATTACCGATCAATCAGGTACAAGTCCGATCCAAGATGCTCCACATTCCCCGATCCGAATCGGTTTTCTCGGTCGCTGGCAAGAAACAAAAGGCGTTCAGATTCTCGCTAAAGCCCTTCAACAAATCCCGAATGTGCCTGTCGAGCTTGTAATTCATGCCACTCACGCCGATCGACATGGAAGCACAAATCGAGAGAAAGTAGTGTCGATCGCGAACTCTGATCCTCGAATTCAAATCAAGCCGCCGTTAGCACGAACAGAAATTAGTCCTGCGATCGCTCAATTCGACTTACTCGCAGTTCCCTCACAATGGATGGAAACGGGACCGCTCGTAGTGCTGGAATCGTTTGCAATGGGAACGCCTGTGATCGGTTCGGACTTGGGTGGAATTGCGGAATTGGTGCAGCATAGAATCAATGGATGGCTCGTTCCAGCAAGCGATGTGAAGTCTTGGGCGAACGCGATCGCATTTTTGGCTCAACATCCGAATACGATCGCTCAACTCAAACAAGGCATTCAACCCGTAAAAACACGGGCAACTGTCGCTCAAGAGATGGTTGAGCTTTATCAAAGCTTGATAAGGGAATACTAA
- a CDS encoding hypothetical protein (conserved hypothetical protein;~similar to AA sequence:cyanobase_aa:LBDG_07690) has product MVRTAQNRSNLPTQRILARILESRQLNRYEHLHLASLLLANHRLTPEERRQINQIFDQIQAGRIKLIDEGFSPA; this is encoded by the coding sequence ATGGTAAGAACAGCCCAAAACCGATCAAATCTACCGACGCAGCGGATTCTCGCTCGAATTCTAGAATCCCGCCAGTTGAACCGCTACGAGCATTTACATCTCGCATCTTTATTGCTTGCAAATCATCGCCTCACTCCTGAAGAACGGCGACAGATTAACCAAATTTTTGATCAGATCCAAGCGGGTCGGATCAAACTGATTGATGAAGGATTTTCTCCCGCATGA
- a CDS encoding metallo-beta-lactamase superfamily protein (similar to AA sequence:cyanobase_aa:LBDG_07680) — MQIYRISALSDNYIFLLFDAVQQNAAVIDPAEAAPVLEKIEELNAKLVTIFNTHHHHDHVGGNQELLNRFPNAIVYAGVHDRGRIPGQSVELNAGDRVSFNDRTAEVFFVPGHTRGHIAYYFPPIADEPGELFCGDTLFSAGCGRLFEGTPAQMVNSLSQIRALPDNTRVWCAHEYTLKNLKFALTIDSQNPDLQARFDQVQAAEGQPTIPADLALEKRINPFLRWDDSEIQRAIGQQDAIATFAALREKRNQF, encoded by the coding sequence ATGCAAATTTATCGAATTTCTGCACTCTCAGATAATTATATTTTTCTATTATTCGATGCAGTTCAGCAAAATGCTGCTGTGATCGATCCGGCAGAAGCCGCTCCAGTTCTAGAAAAGATCGAAGAATTAAATGCGAAATTAGTCACGATTTTTAATACGCATCATCACCACGACCATGTGGGCGGCAACCAGGAATTATTGAATCGGTTTCCGAATGCGATCGTCTATGCCGGAGTTCACGATCGAGGTCGCATTCCTGGACAATCCGTAGAGTTGAACGCAGGCGATCGAGTCTCGTTTAACGATCGAACTGCGGAAGTATTCTTTGTTCCTGGACATACACGAGGACATATCGCTTATTACTTTCCCCCGATCGCGGATGAGCCAGGAGAACTATTCTGTGGCGATACACTCTTTTCTGCGGGCTGTGGTCGATTGTTTGAAGGGACACCCGCTCAAATGGTCAATTCATTGAGTCAAATTCGAGCATTGCCCGACAATACACGGGTTTGGTGCGCTCATGAGTACACACTAAAAAATCTGAAATTTGCATTGACGATCGACTCACAAAATCCCGATCTACAAGCTAGATTTGACCAAGTACAAGCCGCAGAAGGTCAGCCAACCATTCCAGCCGATCTAGCACTAGAGAAACGCATCAATCCGTTCTTGCGGTGGGATGATTCTGAAATTCAACGAGCGATCGGACAACAAGATGCGATCGCAACCTTCGCGGCTCTTCGTGAAAAAAGAAACCAATTTTAG
- a CDS encoding cytosine specific DNA methyltransferase (similar to AA sequence:cyanobase_aa:MAE00750) produces MTQTTIDLFAGAGGLTTGFHLAGFEPLCAIDINEKALRTYGHNYPNAKTIHRDIREVDPFELRIKLGIQPGQLTALIGGPPCQGFSRNIPADYRYLSDPRNQLYQTFLEFVRAFLPLYVVMENVPEILNAYGGAIRDQIIEQLERNNYKVTVASLNAAHYGVPQTRARAFFLASRVQSLQIPEPTHSGEIRSDYRTATSSQQLAFFSSTHSPIVTVRDAIGDLPPLNAGQVYDAENYSLPPLSPYQAMMRSGSTKLVNHVARALSPIQMSRACILSEGQDARDLPPELAPRKHYSGAYGRLYWDKPARTITRWVFHPGSGRFFHPTQNRTITIREAARLHAYPDWFHFLGSYTEMASQIGESVPPLLGKAIAASILQAHSEVTR; encoded by the coding sequence ATGACACAGACAACGATTGATTTATTTGCAGGTGCAGGTGGGCTAACAACCGGATTTCACTTAGCGGGATTTGAGCCTCTATGTGCGATCGATATTAATGAGAAAGCGTTAAGAACTTATGGGCACAACTATCCGAACGCGAAAACGATTCATCGTGACATCCGTGAAGTTGATCCCTTTGAGTTACGAATCAAATTGGGAATACAGCCAGGGCAACTGACAGCCCTTATTGGTGGACCTCCCTGCCAAGGATTTTCAAGAAACATTCCTGCTGATTATCGTTACCTGAGTGATCCTCGGAATCAGCTATACCAAACATTTTTAGAATTTGTACGAGCATTTCTCCCTCTATATGTAGTCATGGAGAATGTGCCCGAAATTCTGAATGCTTATGGTGGAGCCATTCGGGATCAAATTATCGAACAACTTGAACGAAATAACTATAAAGTGACGGTTGCTTCGCTAAATGCTGCCCACTATGGCGTACCGCAGACGAGAGCTAGAGCATTTTTTCTAGCCAGTCGAGTCCAATCTCTTCAAATTCCTGAACCCACTCACAGTGGAGAAATCAGAAGCGACTACAGAACAGCAACATCCTCTCAACAACTTGCATTTTTCAGTAGTACACATTCTCCGATCGTCACCGTCAGAGATGCGATCGGAGATTTACCGCCATTAAACGCGGGACAGGTGTATGATGCTGAAAATTATTCACTTCCGCCTCTCAGTCCTTATCAAGCGATGATGCGATCCGGCAGTACAAAGCTTGTCAATCATGTTGCTCGTGCGCTAAGCCCAATTCAGATGTCAAGAGCCTGTATCCTGAGCGAGGGGCAAGATGCACGAGATTTACCACCTGAACTAGCTCCAAGGAAACATTATAGCGGTGCTTACGGTAGGCTCTACTGGGATAAACCTGCAAGAACGATTACGAGATGGGTGTTTCATCCCGGCTCAGGTCGGTTTTTTCATCCCACACAAAATCGCACCATTACAATCCGTGAAGCGGCTCGACTTCATGCTTATCCGGATTGGTTTCATTTCCTTGGCAGCTATACAGAAATGGCTTCTCAAATTGGTGAATCTGTTCCACCACTCCTCGGTAAAGCGATCGCTGCTTCTATTCTTCAGGCTCATTCGGAGGTGACTCGCTAA
- a CDS encoding hypothetical protein (similar to AA sequence:cyanobase_aa:Npun_R1532), with the protein MLAENEIERLRQAIIATVAVPVIGSIEDYTWEAIFHYVKDIPLSDPALGRSKLLYDAVAPSTASGWSLKSLQLSRFTASTTFWFVIQRADVVKKATQLGFPNLTEQSSPTELGAAIIQHWNEKITTSQSIQGVRNSYESILLKTIQGYEYLYCEFPLNPFDPNDFSWAWTVDRRTGKSGAGLQGSIAGQPQLVWYKNQKQLFRARTIPPEAVLVQVERTRLTSARYVQTILSALQEQISESPPNEPEE; encoded by the coding sequence GTGCTGGCAGAGAACGAGATTGAAAGACTGAGACAGGCGATCATTGCGACTGTTGCCGTTCCAGTCATCGGTTCAATCGAAGATTACACGTGGGAAGCAATTTTTCACTACGTCAAAGACATTCCCTTATCAGATCCAGCCTTGGGACGAAGTAAGCTGCTCTACGATGCTGTTGCGCCCAGCACTGCGAGTGGATGGTCATTGAAATCGCTTCAACTTAGTCGTTTCACAGCTTCTACTACATTCTGGTTTGTCATTCAACGTGCAGATGTTGTTAAAAAAGCGACTCAGCTTGGTTTTCCCAACTTAACCGAACAATCCTCTCCTACTGAATTAGGTGCTGCAATTATTCAGCATTGGAACGAAAAAATTACAACTAGCCAATCCATTCAAGGGGTTCGGAATAGCTATGAAAGTATCTTGCTCAAAACTATCCAAGGATACGAATATCTCTACTGTGAATTTCCACTAAATCCATTCGATCCAAACGATTTTTCATGGGCTTGGACAGTAGACAGACGAACAGGAAAATCAGGCGCAGGTTTGCAGGGAAGCATTGCTGGACAACCTCAATTAGTCTGGTATAAGAATCAAAAGCAGCTTTTCAGGGCAAGAACAATTCCTCCAGAAGCGGTTCTTGTTCAGGTTGAACGAACCCGATTGACTTCTGCACGATATGTTCAAACGATCCTTTCAGCGTTACAGGAACAGATTAGCGAGTCACCTCCGAATGAGCCTGAAGAATAG
- a CDS encoding XRE family transcriptional regulator (similar to AA sequence:cyanobase_aa:Npun_R1533), giving the protein MQPSKLDQTLGLEIQRRRTEKAWSQEYFAEITGLHRTYISQLERGLKSPSIRVLNCITSALNTTMSDFLQGVEERLSAGRERD; this is encoded by the coding sequence ATGCAGCCCAGTAAACTCGATCAAACACTAGGATTAGAGATCCAGCGCCGTCGAACCGAAAAAGCTTGGTCTCAAGAGTATTTTGCGGAAATCACAGGCTTGCATCGAACCTACATTAGTCAACTTGAGCGAGGGCTAAAAAGCCCATCTATTCGAGTCCTGAACTGTATTACAAGTGCTTTAAACACGACAATGAGCGATTTTTTACAAGGAGTTGAGGAACGTCTGAGTGCTGGCAGAGAACGAGATTGA
- a CDS encoding hypothetical protein (hypothetical protein PCC7424_4436;~similar to AA sequence:cyanobase_aa:LBDG_07670) — protein sequence MELIANFVQINDRLGTAGQPTIEQFTAIRDAGYTVVINLAVPTSEGAVTQACAKGIANEREIVESLGMQYFHIPVVWDNPTIEDFNQFSNVMQTHSDQSVFVHCAKNMRVSAFVYLYRRSHENISEEEARADLNKIWQPNPTWQMLMKTVLG from the coding sequence ATGGAATTAATTGCTAATTTCGTCCAAATCAACGATCGACTTGGAACTGCTGGACAACCGACGATCGAACAATTCACCGCGATTCGAGATGCAGGTTACACCGTAGTGATCAATCTCGCAGTTCCAACTTCTGAAGGTGCGGTCACGCAAGCGTGTGCCAAAGGCATCGCAAATGAACGCGAGATTGTCGAAAGCTTAGGAATGCAGTATTTTCACATTCCAGTGGTTTGGGACAATCCCACGATCGAGGATTTCAATCAGTTCTCAAATGTAATGCAGACCCACTCCGATCAATCCGTCTTTGTGCATTGTGCGAAAAATATGCGAGTGTCTGCGTTTGTTTATTTGTATCGTCGATCGCACGAGAACATCAGTGAGGAAGAAGCTAGAGCCGACTTAAACAAAATTTGGCAGCCGAATCCAACTTGGCAAATGTTGATGAAAACAGTTTTGGGTTAG
- a CDS encoding cyanophycinase (similar to AA sequence:cyanobase_aa:LBDG_00850) produces MVSQIDTQSQDSVALPETHGELVIIGGAEDKEGDCRILREFIRRSGGLQSRIVVMTVATGLPGEVGEQYIGIFQRLGAEDVRVVDTAHREDASDPKAIEDISQATGIFFTGGNQARITECIKDTELDAALHKRFAEGAVIAGTSAGAAMMPDMMIVVGEGETNPRREVAQMDRGMGFLPNVIIDQHFAQRGRLGRLLSALAQQPASLGFGIDENTAIVVNGKIVEVVGDGAVTIVDESTVTHNNINDLLQDEALALCGAKLHILPHGYKFDLEQRSPILD; encoded by the coding sequence ATGGTGAGTCAGATTGATACTCAGAGTCAAGACAGTGTTGCGCTGCCTGAAACTCATGGAGAACTTGTAATTATTGGTGGGGCAGAAGATAAAGAAGGCGATTGTCGAATTCTTCGCGAATTTATTCGACGCTCAGGTGGACTGCAATCTCGCATCGTTGTGATGACGGTTGCAACGGGATTACCGGGTGAAGTGGGTGAACAATACATCGGGATTTTTCAACGATTGGGCGCGGAAGATGTCAGAGTCGTAGATACGGCTCATCGTGAGGATGCGAGTGATCCGAAAGCGATCGAAGATATCTCCCAAGCGACCGGAATCTTTTTCACGGGAGGCAACCAAGCTCGAATCACTGAATGTATTAAAGATACAGAACTAGATGCCGCACTTCACAAGCGGTTTGCAGAAGGAGCGGTGATTGCGGGAACCAGCGCAGGCGCGGCAATGATGCCCGACATGATGATTGTGGTTGGTGAAGGTGAAACCAATCCTCGACGCGAAGTTGCACAGATGGATCGCGGCATGGGATTCTTGCCGAATGTGATTATTGATCAGCATTTTGCACAACGCGGACGATTAGGACGATTGCTCTCAGCATTAGCTCAACAGCCTGCAAGTTTGGGATTTGGAATTGATGAGAATACTGCGATCGTGGTCAACGGCAAAATTGTCGAAGTGGTGGGCGATGGTGCAGTAACGATCGTGGATGAATCGACCGTCACCCACAATAACATCAATGACTTACTGCAAGATGAGGCGTTAGCGCTCTGTGGGGCAAAACTCCATATCCTGCCGCATGGTTACAAATTTGATCTAGAACAGCGATCGCCAATTTTGGATTAA
- a CDS encoding hypothetical protein (hypothetical protein MicvaDRAFT_1518;~similar to AA sequence:cyanobase_aa:LBDG_00840), translating to MNTSTENQLREEVHTLAEEAFHLHLISGYGDGEYEGEYQIVYKGKPRHLPLDRAKDFLVNLLQPEMKSFSQFRLGWMLLSESYRRRSNPPR from the coding sequence ATGAACACCTCTACAGAAAACCAACTGCGTGAAGAAGTCCATACCTTAGCTGAAGAAGCATTTCACCTGCATTTAATCTCTGGCTATGGAGATGGCGAATATGAAGGCGAATATCAAATCGTTTATAAAGGCAAACCTAGACATCTTCCGCTCGATCGCGCTAAAGACTTTCTAGTCAATCTTTTGCAGCCAGAAATGAAGAGTTTTAGCCAATTTCGCTTAGGTTGGATGTTGCTTTCAGAAAGCTACCGTCGTCGATCGAATCCCCCACGATAG